tagctgagttgatgttttgaagcattttacacagtcagagcagaagtaaggcttctctcctgtgtgtatacgttcatgtatttttaagtgggaaagttgagagaaactagttccacagtcagagcagaagtaaggcttctctcctgtgtgtgttctctggtgaagTTTTAGCTCAATtgctgttttaaaacattttccacagtcagagcaggagtatgccttctcccctgtatgtatacgttcatgtgattttaagtaggaaagttgagagaaactagttccacagtcagggcagaagaaaggcttctctcctgtgtgtgttctctggtgaacttttagctcatttgatgttttaaaacattttccacattcagagcagaagtaaggcttctctcctgtgtgtatacgttcatgtgattttaagtTGGAAAGTTTAGAGAACCTAGTTCCACAGTAAGGGCAggaataaggcttctctcctgtgtgtgttctctgatgaacttttagatcAGTTGACgttgtgaagcattttccacagtcagagcaggagtaaggcttctctcctgtgtgtgttctctgatgaacttttagctgagttgatgttttgaagcattttacacagtcagagcaaaagtaaggcttctctcctgtgtgtatacgttcatgtgattttaagGTGGAAAGTTTAGAGAACctagttccacagtcagggcaagaataaggcttctctcctgtgtgtgttctctgatgaacttttagttgagttgatgttttgaaatattttacacagtcagagcaggagtatggcatctcccctgtatgtatacgttcatgtgattttaagtGGGCAAGTTGAGAAAAACcagttccacagtcagagcaggagtaaggcttctctcctgtgtgtatttttaggtgtatttttagctttgatagaaatgggaaaatctcttcacaatgtgggcagtgatgagacctcttagctctctgatcttcctgctgttgcactctggatgtagagaatgtctcaacatggtATCCTGTGTAAacatcagaagaaccagtcagttggtgccatatacatgtcaatcaaatgtattttatatagcccttttaatgaagccctttttacatcagtagttttcacaaagtgctgaacagaaacccagcctaaaatccccaaagagcaagcaatgcagatgtagaagcacagtggccacAAAAAACTCGCTAGaaagcaggaacctaggaagaaacctagagaggaaccaggctcagagcgGTGACCATTCCTCTTCTGGCCATCccgggtgacaggtagcctagtggttagagcaaccgaaaggttgcaagatcgaatacccaagctgacaatgtaaaaatctgtcgttctgcccctgaacaaggcagttaacccactgttccaaggccgtcattgaaaataagaatttgttcttaaactgacttgcctagttaaccagTTTGGGCGCATGTCCAAACGCTAGTGGGACAcctacgacaacatccggtgaaattgcagagcgtgaaattcaaattataaaaatcgtaatattaaacattcatgaaaatacaagtgtcttacatcatttaaaagcttcttgttaatccaactgcgttgtcagatttcaaaaaggctttacggagaaagcataccatgccatctgaggacagcgccccacgtcAAAATagtttttcaaccagcacaggcatcACAAAATCACAGACAgcaattaaataaatcacttacctttgaagatcttcctctgtttgcaatcccaagggtccaagctacacaatgaatggtactttgttcgataaagtccttcattatatcccaaaaatgtcagtttagATGGCACGTTTGATTCAGTAATTCACTCATTCAACATGCACACAAACGAATCCAAAAAGTTACAGGTAAAGTtcctccaaacaagtcaaacaatgtttctaattaatcctcaggtattctaatatctaaataaacaatAATATTTAGATGGAGAATAGTGTGTTTAATAGCGAAGATAAATAACGAAAAGTGCACTCTCGTTGATGCACGCAACATGACTACTTTTCTAAATGGGGGAcaccttggaaaaactacaaatacctgaaacccattctaaagactgttgacatctagtggaagcaataGGAACTGCAATATGGGTCCTATCTATTGTATATCCCATTGGCAAGCATTGAATAACCTGTGACCTCAAAAAATTTACATTTTCTCCGATGTTTTCGCCtgacatatcagttctgttatacccacagacattattctaacagttttagaaacttccgagtgttttctatccaatgctatcaaGTATATGCCTCTCCTAGCTTCTGGGCAttttacaggcagtttactttgggcacgtcagtcatccgaaATTCAGGACAATAACCAGTACGCTAaggaagttaaataaaggttaaaaaataaaaaataaaataaatacactaCCATtagtggtgaaataaatgaatgaattcaaaagattggggtcacttacaaatgtccttgttcttgaaagaaaagcacatatttttgtccattcaaataatgtcaaattgatcataaatacagtgtagacattgttaatgttgtaaatgactattgtagctggaaacagctgaagatctcgtacaacgctgtgtactactcccttcacagaacagcgaaaacagtctctaaccagaatagtgtctagaaggccagcatcccggagtcgcctcttcacggttgacgttgagactgttgtattgcgtgtactatttaatgaagctgccagttgaggacttgtgagacgtctgtttctcaaactagacactaatgtacttgtcctcttgcccagttgtgcaccggggcctcccactccactttctattctggttaaagccagGTTGcgatgttctgtgaagggagtagtacacagcgttgtacgagatcttcagtttcgtggcaatttctcacatggaatagccttcatttctcagaacaagaatagactgacgagtttcagaagaaaggtctttgtttctggccattttgagcctgtaatcgaaccgacAAATgacccagatactcaactagtctaaagaaggccagttttattgcttctttaatcagaaccacagttttcagctgtgcaaacataattgcaaaagggttttctaatgatcaattagccttttaaaatgataaacttggattagctaacacaacatgccattggatcacaggagtgatggttgctgataatgggcctctgtacacctatgtagatattccaataaaaaaaatcactcgtttccagctacaatagtaatttacaacattaacaatgtctacactgtattaatgatcaatttgatgttattttaatggagaaaaaaaagtaattttctttcaaaaacaaggacatttctaagtgaccctaaataTTATatggcatcacaataccccataatgacatcgcaataccccataatgacatcgcaataccccataatgacaaggacaaaaacaggtttctagaaataactgaaatattacattaatgtaagtattcagaccctttacacaatagttagttgaagcacctttgagtcttgttgggtatgaagctacaagcttgaaacacttgtatttgggaagtttctcccattcttctccacggatcctctcaagctctgtcaggttggatggggagcgtctctgaaaagctattttcaggtctctccagagatgtttgatcgggttcaagtccgggctcgggctgggccactcaatgacattcagagacttgtaccgaagccactcccacgttgtcttggctgtgtgcttacggtcattgtccttttggaaggtgaaccttcaccccagtctgaggtccggagCTCTTtcaagtaggttttcatcaaggatctttctatactttgctacgttcatctgtcccttgatcctgactagtcacccagtccctgctgctgaaaaacatccccacagcatgacgctgtcaccaccatgcttcaccgtagggatggtgccaggtttgctccagacatgacgcttggcattcaggccaaagagttcaatcttggtttcatcagaccagagaatcttgtttctcatggtcagagtcctttaggtgccttttggcaaactccaagcggactgtcatgtgccttttactgaggagtggcttccgtctgggcactctacaataaaggcatgatgagtggagtgctgcagagatagttgtcctggAAGATTCTTTCATCTCCATAAAGGAACTctggacctctgtcagagtgaccatcgggttcttggccacctccctgaccaaggcccttctcccccgattgctcagtttggatgggcggccagctcttccattgaagaattatggaggcctctgtgttcttggagacctttaatgctgcagaaatgttttggtaccggtccccagatctgtgccgacacaatcctgtcacggAGCTCGACGGAGAAatcctttgacctcatgacttggttttttactctgacatgcactgtcaactgtgggaccttacatagacaggtgtgttcctgtccaaatcatgtcgaatcaattgattttaccacaggtggactccaatcaagttgtagaaacatctcaaggattatctcacagcaaagggtctgaaaacgtaccTAAATAAGCaagaattatatatatttttttacatttgcaagaatttctaaaaacctgttttggctttgtcattatggggtattgtgtgtagattgacgaggaaaaacgtgtaatcaattttagaataaggctgtaacgtaccaaaatgggaaaaatgggaaggggtctgacagtgccctcggaaagtattcaaaccccttgactttttccacattgttatgttacagccttattctaaaattagatAAAATATCCtccgcaatctacacacaataccccataatgacaaagcgaaaacaggtttagacatttttgcaaatttataaaaattaaaaaaacagaaaaacaagacagactcaaaattgagttcagatgcatcctgtttccattgatcatccttgagatgtttctacaacttgaagtataaaatattaaatatacactaccgttcaaaagtttggggtcacttagaaatatccttgttttgaaagaaaatcacattgattgtctattaaaataacatcaaattgatctgaaatacagtgtggacattgttattgttgtaaatgactattgtagctggaaactgcagatattttatggaatatctacataggcgtacagaggcccattatcagcaaccatcactcctgtgatccaatggcatgttgtgttagctaatccaagtttatcatttgaattgagctcaggtgcatcctgtttccagtgatcatccttgagatgtttctacaacttgatatataaaatattaaatatatatgtatCAGATATAAATCATCAGGATGTGGTAGTCTACTGGCTATGTTCATCACTTCTCCAATCGTTGTTGAGATCTGATATTCTGTGCAGGCCAAAACGAGACGTAGGCCTCTGTCATATTTCTCAAATCCTTTTCAGGCTAAATTCCAGTCGATCACGGAGAGAACAGTAATGCATAACTACactggaaaaaatatataaacgcaatatgtaaagcgttggtcccatgtttcatgagctgaaataaacaaaatctcagaaatgttcctacacacaaaaagcttatttctctcaaattgtgtgcacaaatatgtttacatccctgtcagtgagcatttctcctttgccaagataatccatccacctgacaggtgtggcatatcaagaagccgatTAAACGGCATAATCAATACACAGtcgcaccttgtgctgggtacaataacaggacactttaaaatgtacagttttgtgacacaacacaacgccacagatatctcaagttttgagggagcgtgcaattggcatgctgactgcaggaatgtcgaccagagctgtttccagggAATTGAATGTTAACTTATATAGGATacggggcagcattcggaattttggatgaaaagcgtgcccaaattaaactgcctgctactcaggcccagaagctaagatatgcatatcattagtagatttggacaggaaacactctgaagtttctaaaactgtttgaatcatgtctgtgagtataacagaactgatttggcaaaCAAAACTCCaaagacaaaccattcagaattttcatttttgaggtcactctctttttaatgattttcattgggaatccagatttctaagcaactttcttgcagttcctatcgcttccactggatgtcaacagtctttagaaattggttgaggtttttcctttgagaaatgaagaa
The sequence above is drawn from the Salvelinus fontinalis isolate EN_2023a unplaced genomic scaffold, ASM2944872v1 scaffold_1195, whole genome shotgun sequence genome and encodes:
- the LOC129848808 gene encoding oocyte zinc finger protein XlCOF6-like, producing MASVKLEDCSQTLELNVNIKDEEEEEEKIRTTVSHGYHVETFSTSRVQQQEDQRAKRSHHCPHCEEIFPFLSKLKIHLKIHTGEKPYSCSDCGTGFSQLAHLKSHERIHTGEMPYSCSDCVKYFKTSTQLKVHQRTHTGEKPYSCPDCGTRFSKLSTLKSHERIHTGEKPYFCSDCVKCFKTSTQLKVHQRTHTGEKPYSCSDCGKCFTTSTDLKVHQRTHTGEKPYSCPYCGTRFSKLSNLKSHERIHTGEKPYFCSECGKCFKTSNELKVHQRTHTGEKPFFCPDCGTSFSQLSYLKSHERIHTGEKAYSCSDCGKCFKTAIELKLHQRTHTGEKPYFCSDCGTSFSQLSHLKIHERIHTGEKPYFCSDCVKCFKTSTQLKVHQRTHTGEKPFFCPDCGTSFSRLSYLKSHERIHTGEKPYVCSDCGASFYHLGSLKTHQRIHTGEKPYSCSDCGKCYKTANELKVHQRTHTGERPYSCSDCGKCFKTANELKVHQRTHTGEKPFFCPDCGTSFSQLSNLKSHERIHTGEKAYSCSDCGKCFKTATELKLHQRTHTGEKPYFCSDCGTSFSQLSHLKRHERIHTGEKPYFCSDCVKCFKTSTQLKGHKRTHTGEKKG